The DNA window TGCCGCGCAGGAACTCCAGGTAATCCGCTTCCGTCTTCGTCTCGTTGCCGGGCTGGGCCTTCCAGATGTCGAAGTCACTCTGACCCGACCCGCCCGTGCCCGGCCTGGAACCAGGAATCATTCTTCCCTCCAGTAGTCCACGCGCACCGTCGCGTCGCTCGCCCCGTCGCGGATCAGCCGCAGGGCAGTGAGCTGGGCGTCCTTGAGGTTCACCGAGGACTGGACGCTCGCCGTCGCCGCGTTGCTGTACCCCATGCGAGCAGAGCCCACGTTCACGGACACGAGCGCGCGGTTGGCCCCGTTGGGAACCGTCAGGCCGACCTCAGTTGTCGAGACCGTGAGGACCTGCGGGGGGTAGGTCGCCGTGCAGGCCCCACCTGCCGAGGGCACAGCGTCCCCGGTGACGGGGTCTATTCGGTAATGGATCATCCTCTGGATCAGCCGGTACTGGTGATCCAGAAGCTTGATCCGCAAGTCGTCAAGAACTCCCATGAGACCTCCAAGGGAAAAGGCCTCGCTCTGGGCGAGGCCTGAGTTGGGTCGGGGTCAGGTCGCCAGCCCCACCGCTTGCAGCGCTGCCACCACCTCCGCCGCCGTGCTGCTCGCCGTCAGGCCGCTGGCCGGTCCCGTCACCAGTCGCCCGGTCAGGCCTGCGGTGCCGTTGTAGTTCACGGCGGGTGCCGCACCACTCAGTACCTGACAGCTCCCGGAGATGAAGCGCCCAGCCCCGGCATCCCACAGGACCCCGGTGTATCCGGCGGCGGAGGTGTTAATCACCGTGTTGAGGTTGAGGGTGTTGTCCCCGATCACGTATACCCCCGCCGTCTTGCCCCCACCCCAGTCCGACCCGCCGCGCACTTGGCCGCCGTTGTAGTTGACCGTGCCGCCCGTGCTGTCCACGCGCATACTGCGAATCTGGCAGCCGTTGAAATCCAGCGTACTTCCCGCCCCCCAGCGCCCAGAGGCGCGGACGTTGGCGAACGTCGAGCCGCCAAAGGTGAACTTGCCGTACAGACTGTCCACCACGAGGTCACCGTTCGTCCGCACGCCCGACACATCCCAGGTATCGCCGCCCGTGACCGCCACCGCCGGGTAGCTGTCCTTATCGATCCTCCACCCGCTCCCCTCGACGCCCTGGGCACTGATCCCCAGCACCGTGACCCAGGGCGAATCGGCATAGGACTCCGCGTGCAGGCCATAGATGCGGATGCTCAGCACGTTGTGCAGGTAGATGTTCCAGGGCTGCGGGACCGGCGTGGTGCCCCGAATCACGTAGGGACGTTCGGACTGGAGCCCGAAAAATGAGGTTTCGTTGGTGGTGTCGCCCATCGTCCCCAGGAGCATCACCTGAGTTTTGGCAGTCGGCTGTGTCATGTACTGCCCCGGCAGCGCCGTGGGCATCCCGCAGTTCTCCACGTGGCATCCCACGAATTCCGAGTCGAACACGTTCACCAGGGCCAGCCCCGCGCCGTAGAACTGCGCCACGCGGAGCTTTTCCACGTGCAGCCGGGACACGGCGGGATCACTCCCTGCGTTCCCCACCCCATCGAACACGCCCGGATTCAGGCACAACACCCCGTCCTGCTGGGGACCGAGTTCTGAGAGGTTGTTCAGCACGTTGCTGAACAGGTAGGGGCCGTTACCCTGGACCTCGAAATCCCCGTACCACCCGAACGCAGCCAGCACGACGGTGGGGGAGAAGGTGTGAGTGACGCTGCCCACCACGACCTTGTAGGGCTGAACGGCCCCGCTGGCCTTGCGCTTGAGGATGGTCCGGCTCGCCCCGCTTCCCCGCACCATGCCTCGCAACCGGAGCTGCGTGACCGTGGCCGTCCCGCCGGGCAGCTGACAGACCGCGCCGTTGTCCGCCGCGTAATTGATCGCCGCTTGGATCGCCGCCGTGTCGTCCGCCACGCCGTCGAATTCGGCTCCCCACCACAGCGGCGAGACTGCGCCCACGAACTCACGCACCCAGTAGCCGCTCCCCGACGCAGCCACGACGGTGCCCCCGTTGGCTATCCCGCCCGCCCGCCACAGCCAGCGGGAGCCGTCCACGAACTGCGGGCCGTCGGCCTGCCCCTTGGTGGCGAGGGCGGTGAGGGCGGTGTTCCCGATGGCCGAGCGCACGGTGGCGTCCACCGTCCCTCCCCCCCCCGCGCCCAGGGCCGCCCCGTCCGCCACCCAGGCATTCGAGGTGTTGCTCCATTTCAAGGGCTGGAGTCCCCCATCCGCCGTCCGCTTGCTGCCGACCGGGTTGGGCACGAGGGCGAGTTCCCCTGCTGTCGGGTTGCGGGGGTTGTCCGTCGTGCGCGACTCATAAGCCCGTGCCATCCCCGCGACGATCATGGCCTGGGAGGCGGCGAGCGCTATGTCAGCGACGCTGGACGCGCTGGGCAGAGGATCGCTCGCGCTCGTGATCGCCGTGCCGTTCCAGACGACCAGCCGCGCCCCGGAGCGGTACGTCCCGGCTGGCTTCCCCGTGAGATCCCCGTCGCCAGCGACGGTGCCGGTGAGGTTGAGGCGCTGGTTGGCGAGGTTCGTGACGGCGTCGGCGTTGGAGAGTTTGGGGGCGAGGATCGTGTCCACCTGGCCGGGAAGGGCGAGGCGGGCGGTGGTGATCAGCTCGCGTTCGGCCTTGGCAAGGTTCGCCTCGGCACGGGCAGCGGCGGTCGCGTCCTTGAAGCTCTGGAAGCTGATGTTGTCGTCGGTTACTACCTTAGCCACCGTTGGCCTCCAGGGTGTTGAAGGGGAAGGTCTGCCCGTCCGGGCCTTCCAGCACGAGAGTTCCCTGCGTGACCGTCACGCCGTCCAGTGGCTCGACGAGGGCATACCCGGGCCCCTGCCCCGTGATACGGAACTTGCCCAGGGGGTAGTCCGCACTCGCGGCGAGGTTCGCCCGGGTTAAGCGGGTCACGGTGTTGAGCGTGACGTTGAAGCTGGTCACCGTCAGGCGGTCCCTGCTGGCGATCAGCGCGGAACCGGGCCAGGTCGCGTCGAGGGCGGAAATGAACAGGCCGCGCCAGTACAACGACCGGGCCAGGGGCATCCGCTCATGGATCGTGGCGGTATGGCTGAGGGCCAGATCGACGGTGGGATAGGCGTACTGGCCGGTGAGCAGCGTCGTGGGGCGGGTGGTAGGTAACCCGTCACCCAGCGGGAAGAATTTGCCACTCCCCGGCGAGCGTTGCCAGGTGTACGGGTCGGAGTCCCCCATCTCCTCCCTCAACCCGACGGTGGGCGGGAGGGCGAAGAGCGAGTTGCCCGCCTGATCCCGGAGTTCAAAAGACAAGTCCCGCCAGGTGGCGGGATCTCGCAGGTTGACGTAGGTGAGTTCGGGCACAGCCATGGGCCTCCTACGTGGGCGCCGTGATGGCCTGAATGACCGCCCGGCGATCCCGGTCCTTGATGAGTTCGGCCTGAGCGAGCAGTCGCGGGTCGTCCGCCTGCCCGACGAGTGCGGCGAGGGTGAGGCCTCGCTCGGTGGTGAGCCGGTATTCCCACGCCTCGACCGCGTGGTTGTAGTCCCCGTACACGATCCGCCCCCCCAGTTCGTCCGGCGTGCGGTATTTGTTCATCTCGATGTCGGCTGGCTCCTGAGCGGGCAGGCGGTAGTAGGACTGGGCCAGCCGGTCGAGCAGCTCCGTGTTGAGGCGCTCGGGCAGGAACTCCTGGAGACTGAAATTCACGCTCGTCGCGTCCCCCAGGGCGAGAGCGTTTCGGAGGGCGACGGTCCGCAGCCCGTAGCCCAGGATCTCGTCGAGTGGGTAGCTGGTGGCCGCGACGTACCCCGCCCCGTGTTCGTTGATCCTGAACGTCGTTCCCTCGCCCGACTCCGTGATCCCGACCAGCCGCAGGGCTACGGGCCCTGTGCTACTCCCGGTGACACTGAGGATGGACCCGGCATACACCACCCGGTGGATGGGGTTGTCGGAAGTGAAGCGCAGCTCCCCGAACGCCGCTGGGAGGGTCTGTGTGATGGCGGGGTCCGTAGGGCTGACCTGGCTGTCCTGAAGGGGGCCAGGGTTGAACGAGGGCTGAGGGGAGACCGGCGTCCAGGTGTTGGCCGCAGGGCTCGTATACCACCCGTAGGCACCCGCGGCGGGGAGCCACAGGCGCGGATCGTTCGGGGCGGTCTCCCGCTGGACCCGGTAGCCGTAATAGCCGACCTGATCCGAGTAACTGCGGTAGGTGAACCATTCCCCGTCCTGCCGCTGCCCGGCGTACCACTCCACCACCGTGCAGGGTTTCTCGGCCGTGGGGGGGAGCCATTTCCAGTCGACGAGGTCGGCGTCGAGCACCTCCACAGAAAAGGTGCGGGCGGGGGCACAGAAGAACATTCCGTCCGGGTTCACCCCGAAGGCGATCTGGACCCCCATGCCTGAGCCGTCCTGCCGAATCTGTTCCAGGACGTCGTACGGGTCCTGCCCATTCGCGCGGGTGATCGGGCGGCAGTCGAACCCCAGGTCCGGGCACAGCACTGGGTCATACCCGATCAGGCTTGGCGTGCCGAGCTGGCTGGAACCGATGGCCGCCTGGATGACAGCCCGGACCGTCAGGTGGGCGGCCTGTTTGGGGGTGGTGAAGTTCACGGGGAGAGTGATCTCGCGCAGCCGCAAGGCCAGCGAGCGCAGAATGTAGCCCTCGCCCAGCACGTCCCGCTTGTTGCCCCCCTGCCTGACCTCACCGTAGAAAAGGTTGTCCCAGGTGTTGCCCTGAGGGTTCAGGTACTGGAACTGCACCGTGGAAAGGGGCGGGATCTGGATGCCCGCCCCTTTGGCCGTGAAACTGGCCTCCTGACAGTCGCCGTCGGGAGTGACCCGCATCCGCAGTCCTTCCGAGAGGATGAAGCTCTCGTCCCGGTCGATGACGCGCGGGCCAGCCCCGAGGGGCGTCCAGACATGAAGCCTCCAGGTCAGGTCAGGTGCCAAGAGTCACCTCCTTTCATTGCAGCGGGCCAAGCCCGCTCAGGGCAGGTGGGCCGCCTTGCCCTGGCCTTTGCGCCCTCATGACGTAATCGGCAAGGGCGATCAGGCTCTGGTTCGCGCGGTTCTGGAGCCCCACGTCCCACCCGGCCAGGTTCCGCAGGCCAGTCAGGGCGTCTGCCGGGAGCGTGAGTTCGAAGCGCGGAATGCCGAGTTGCATCCCGGGCGCGTTGCCGATGAGATTGCCGGAGGGAGAGCCTGACTGCCCGTCCGCCCCGATGCCCCACCTCTGCCCGATGCCTTGCAATTTGGGCGCGACATCGGTGTAGAACCGCTGCCCGAGCTGATCCACCTGGCTGATCGCCGCGTCAATCCCGGCGAGGGCCGCCGCATCGTCCGCCGTATCGGGCGTTTTCAGCGCGTCGGACCAGGCCTTGATGGCGGGGCCAATGATGTTCTTGAGCAGAGTTTCGTTCAGGAACAGGTCGGTGACGCCGCCCAGCAAGCCGTCAAACACCTGCTCCCGGAGGGTCTTGCTGAAGATGGAGAAGTCGTTCTTGAGGATGGCGTTCTTCAGACCATCCTTGATTCCCCCACTGAACCCGGCCTCCAGCGATTTGGCAAACAACAGGCCGAGTTTGTCCACCTCCTGCTTGACCTCCGGGCCGCCCCCGAACGTATCGGCGAGCCAGCCGCGCGAGCGCACAAATGTTTTGGCGAAGTCGTCGCCGTTGATGAAGGTGAACTGCTCGTTGAAGTCCTCCTGCATCCGCTTGGCCTCGGCCCGGGCCTTGCGGAAGCCCCCCAAGGCCTCAGCGATCCCACTGATCACCTTCGTGACCGCGCCCACCCAGGCCCCGATGTCGAGGGGATTGGCGATGATGCGCGCCACGTCCCCCACCAGCGCCCCCACCTTCCCAGCGAGGTTGCCCAGGCCGTTCAGGTTGGCTGCGAGGTCGGAGCCTCCCACAACTTCAGCGAGCTGGCCGAACGCCCCCGCCAGGTCCTGCACGTACCCGGCGTACTCCTGCACCTTGCCGAGCGTGCGGAGGGTCCGGGCGATCTCCGGGTTCAGGGCACGCAGGCTGACTGCCAGCTCGCGGAGGCGCTGAGCGAGGGGGATGTTTCCCGCCGCCTCGGCCGCCGCGGCCATCTCGTTCAGCTCCGAGGCCGCGTTGTGCAGCCCCTCCGTGTATTCCTGGGCACCGATCTTGCCGGAGTCGAACCAGTCGGTGAGTTCCTGCACGCCCTGCTGCCACTGGGTCAGGTCGAAGGCGTTGCCCACCGCTTCGGGCTCCGGGTCCCGGCTGAACTCGTCGATCAGCGCGAGCAGGTTCTGCAAGTCGACCTCGGTGAGTCGGCTCTGCTCACGGGCTTGTTGCAGACTCTCGACCAGGGCGTTCTTCTGGATAGGGTCGCCCAATCCGGCGCGCCCCAGAGCGAAGATTTTGTCAGCCCAGTCGGTGAACTCGTTCCCGGGCAAGCTGGGAACGTTCTTCGTCGCCCGCTCCCACCCGTCGGTGATGCCCTCCTCGGTGATGGTGCCCAGCGCGTCGAGGTAGGCCTGGGCGCTCGACACCCCCTCCTCCAGCGCCTGGCGGACGCTGGGCGGCAGCCGCTGACCCACCTCGGAGGCGAGCAGCGTGCTGGCCTCGACCATGAGGCCCTGCACCTCGGCGGCCGTCTGGAGCGGCGCGTCGGGGTCGGTCGGGCCTGCCAGGCGGGTGGTCAGGTCACGGGCGGTGGCGATCTCGTCCAGGCTGGCGGTGCTGCCGTCCCCACCCCGGTTCACGAACCCGTTGGGGCCAGGCACGTACCCAGTCTTGTAGGAGTCGTCGTAAGTGGGCATCTGTCCGCGCAGGTCGGTGAGGAGCCCGCGCAACCGCGCCCGCATGGCCGGGTCAGTGATCTCCTCCAAGCGGGTCATCACCTGGCCGATCTGTTCGTCGAGGGTGCCGCTGAGGGTCGCCACGAACGAGTTGAACTCGTCGGTCAGGGCGGAGGTGCCCGTCAGGTCGTTGATCGCGTCAGCAGCATCCTCCCCCCGGGCTGCCGCGTCCATCACATCGGAGAGAGCCCCCTCCAACACGGCGAGCGCCCCGTCCGAATCTCCAGCCTGGGCCAGCTCGTCGGCGGTCTTTTTCGCTCCCTCGGCGAGCGCGGTATTGGCGTCAGCCTGTATCTGGAAGATGACCTGCTGCTGGCGCTCAGCCTCCTGACGGCGGCGTTCCCACTCACCGAAGACTGCCGCGATCAGGTCCTGATCGCGGTCGGCGACCGCTTCGTCATAGATGCGGAGGAGCCCCTGCTCCGATTGGGTCTGGAGGTTGTCGAGGATGAACTGTTTCGTGCTGACGTAGGCCTCCTGATCCGCCCGCGCGGTCGCCTCGGCCTCCTCCCGCTCGGCGGCGCCCACCTCGCGGCGGTGGGCCAACGCGTCGGCGTACGTGCGCTCGATGATGGTGGCCGTCTCGGGAGCCAAACGGCGGGCTTCCGTGAGGGCGACCTCCACGTCGTCCCGGATCTTGACGATGGAAAAGCCCGTCGCGGCGGACAGCGAGCGCAGCAGTCCCTCGTCCCCGCCCCCATACCGTTGCCGGAACGAGAAGTCCGTGGCCGCATCGCCCCCGTAGCGGGTGGTCGCCACATCCTGGGCCTGCTTGAAGGCGGCAGCCCACGCCTGTACGCCAGGAGCCTCTCTCGCCAGATCGCGGGCCTGATCCCGCAGCCGGACGATGACCGGGTTCAGGTCCAGCCCGGCTTTTTTCGCGTCGTCCAGGGCGTCCCCGAGATCGCTCCAGAAGGAGGTGACGTCCGCCTCAGTGAGCGTGCCCGAGAGGCTTTTCTGCATGAAGGTGTCGGTGAGCCCCTCGTAGCGCTTCTGGAGGTTGCTGACCGCCTCGGCCTCCTGCTCGATCCCTTCGGTAGCCTGCCGCACCGCCGCGTCCCGCTGTCCCCGGGCGGTGAGTTCCGCCTGGGTGTAGGTCCGGTTCGCGGCGTCCTGTGCGCCCTGGCGGAACTGGGCGGGGCCATTCGCTGCCGCCGCGAGGGCCTGCTGCTGGGTAGCCCGCGCCACCGCTAAGCGGGCCTGATACTCGTCCTCCGCCTGCCGCTTGATGAGGGCGAGGCGTTGAGCCGCCGTTCCCCGGAAGGCGTCGAGCTCTTGTTTGTTGAGCTCCTGGGTGCGGGCAAGATCATCCTGGGCCGCCTGGATGCTCTGCTTGCGCCGCTCATCGGCCACCCTTGCCCGGAGCTGGGCCTGCTCCTTCTCTCTCGCCAGGGTGCGCTCATGGGCGGCCTTCTCTGCCGCCTCCACCCGCCCGTCCCGGTCGCTTTGGGCTTTTAACAGGGCCGCGTCGTAGGCCCGCTGGGCGATCAGGCGGGCCTGCGCGCGTTCCTGGGCGGGGCCACGGTCGGCGTCCCCCTGGGCATCTCTCAAGCGGCGGTCCGCCACGGCCTTCTCGGCCTGGTAAATCTGCTCGGCGTAGCGTTTCTCCACGGTGAGGCGTTGCTGCGCGTTGTCGCGCGCCTTCCGCAGGTCGTTCTCGCGCATCTGCTGGAGTTTGGCGAGTTCCTGTTCGGCCAGGGTGATGTTGCCCTGACGGGCCGCCTCCGCCACAGCGGCACGACGCTGAGCAGCCTCGCGGTCGCGCCGTTCTTGGTCATCGGCCAGCGTGCGATCTGCGGCCCGTTCGGCAGCAGCCTGATCCTGGCGGGCCTTCGACCGCTGGGCCGCCGCGGCCTTGTAGGCTTCGGCCACAGCAGCGACGCGGGTCTTCTCGATAGCGACGAGGTCGGCTCCCGGCAACTTTTTCGCCTCGTCTGCGGCCTGCTGGGCAGCCTTGACCCGCTGATCCCTCTGAAGGTTTGCCAGGCGGTTCTCGGCGGCGATGATGGCCGGGCCGGTCTGTTCGATGATCTTCGCCCGCTGGGCGGCGTTATCGCGGGCCAGGTCAAGCGCCGTGGCCTGTTGCTGCTTCAGGCTGTCCAGGTAACGGCGGGCGTCCCCCTCGCGCCCGGTGTTCAAAGCTTGCTGTAGGTCTTGCTGGGTCTTGAGGCGATTTTTCGCGGCAGTGTCGGCATCCCGGTTGGCCCGGTCTGCCGCCTGCTTCCTGTCCTCGTAGGCCGCCTTTTCGACCTGGACCACGGCCGCCCTCGCCTTGCTGTCGCCTACCCAGATGGCGAGGTTGCGGTCGGCAGCGGCGCGCTGGGCAGCACTCCCGGTGGCGTAGGCCTGTTCCTGGGCCTTGAGAAGTCGTAGGGCATCGTTGCCGTAGCGGTTGAGGTCCTGCTGGGTGGCGATGTACTCGCCCGTGCTTTTCTTCAGGCCTCCCTGCGCGTCCCTGACCCGGGCGATGGCGCGAGCGTTGCCGTCGGACGCCTTCTCGAAATTTTGGACGGCCACAGTTGCAGCGTCGAGAGCCTGGGTGAGCGGGATACTCTTGGGGTTTTTCTTCAGCGCCTCCTGCGCTTTTTCCAGGGCGGCGGTGAGCTGCTGAGCCCGGATGATCTGGGCGGCAGTGATGGGACCGTCCTTGTCATCAGGAGGTGGGGGGGTAGTGGGTCGGGGAGTGGGGCGCCCCTCGGTCACACCCGCTGCCCGCCCGAGGTCGGACGCGCTCACGTACCCGGTCACGCGGCCAAGCCGGTCGATGGCGACATTGCCGACGGGGTTCACCCGGCCTGCGTCGAGCGCCTCACCGGACCGGACGCCTCCCGGCCCGAAGCGCCCGCCATTCTCCTGGTAGGTCACGCGGTTGTTGCCTCGCACCATGCCGCCGCCGATGTAGATGCCGACGTGGTTCTGGCCGTTCTCGGTATAAAACACGGTGTCGCCCGGCTTAAGGTCCTGCACTCCGCTGTAGGAGCGGAGCAATCCCGCCGCTTTCGCGTTCCGGGCAGCATCCCGCGCGTCGGTCTGTCCGTCACGGTTGCTGTCGGTCTGGAACAGCTTATTGATGAAGGGCGCCGCCCGCTCATCCGCCTTACCCAGGGTGAGCCGCACCCATTGAGCGCAGTAATTCACCACCATGTCAGCGGTCTTGAGCCCTGTTTGCCGCAGGGCTTGCATAGCGACCGCGCTCTGATACTCGGTGGAGTTCGTGGGCGCGTCGTACCCGGTGGGATCGGCAGTCTTATCGCCGGGCTCCCGTGGACCAGCCTGGCCGGGTTGCAGGTTGGAAGTGGCACTGCTGCGGTTGTCCGCCTCAATCTGGGCCTGCGTGCGGCGCAATTCGGCCAGGCGCCCCTCCTGCGCCCGGATGCTCGCCTCCAGCCCGTTCAGGCGGGTCTGGATTTCAAGGCGAGTCGCCTGGGACATCTGCGGCCCTTGGTCAGCGAGCTGCTTCTTGCCAATTGCAAGGGCCTGCCGGTCTCCGTCGAGCTGCCGCTCGGCGTTCAGAATCTGATTCCCGATTCCGTTCAGTTCCCGGACCTTGAGAAACTTCGACAGCAGGGCGTCCGCCCGGTTCAGCATCTCCTCGATGCCTTGCAGGACCGCCAGCTTCGTGGGGGCGAACAGTTCGCCCACGCTCACCCACAGCGCCTTCCACTTCGCCGTGACGCGGTTGGTGGTCTCGTCGATGGTGGCGGCCATCTTGCCGTAGGCCTCGCTCGTCGCCCCGGCACTCTGCGCCTGCCCGGTCAGGGTCTGGTTGAACCGCTCGAAGTTCCCGTTTGCCAGGGCCGTAGCTGCCGTCAGCCCCCCGACATCCCCGAACAGGATCGCCATCTTGTCGCTGCTGTTCCCGGTGGCGCGGGCCACGTCCTCCAGAAAACCCTTCAGACCCTTCGCGGCAAGCGCCTGGGCGTTGAACTGAAGCTTGAGGTCCGAGGCCAGCCCCGCCGCCTGCTCGCTGGGTTTGATGATGTTGGAGATGGCCGAGCGCAAGTACTCGACCGCCGCGCCCGGTTGGACGCCCTGCGCCGTGAGGGCGGCGACGGCGGCCAGCACCTCGTCCAGTCCCACGCCCGCCTGGGCCGCCACAGGCAGCACCGCCCCGAGACTCCGGGCGAGCTGATCGAACGTGACCTTGCCGTCCTTGACGGCCTGGAACAGTTGATCGCTCACCCGGCCCGCGTCGGAGGCCGTGAGCTTGTAAGCGTTCAGGACGGAGGTCAGCACGTCCGTCGCCGTGGCGGTATCCGTTGCTCCAGCCCGGGCCAGGAGGGTGGCCTGACGCAGCAGGTTCAGGGAGGCGGTGAGGTCTTCCGTCCCTTTCACCCCGGCACCCAGCACGTCGTACAGGCCCCGGTTGAGGTCCGTGAAACTCGCCCCGGTGTCCGCACTCAGCTTGAGGACCGCCCGGCCCGTCTCCCCGAGCTGCTGGGTGGTCTTATCGGTCAGGGTGGCGACTTGGGCGAGTCCCCGCTCGAACTGGGCGTACTCGTTCACCGCCTTGTTGATCGCTGCCCCGGTGGCCGCCGCAGCCACGGCAACCACCCCGAGCGCGGCCCCGGCAAAGCCTGCCGCCACGCCCACCCCGTTGAGGGCCGTCCCGGCCCCCGTCATGCCGGTTCGCAGGAAGCCTGCCGCCTGCCCGGCCGTGTTGAGCCCCTGCCCGACCTGGATGGTGTGCGGCACGGCGCCCTGCGCGGCGACGCGCACAGTCTGGAGGGCCTGCCCGATGCCGCTGATCTGGGCCGCCGCCGCCCCGAGCGAGGGGCTGAGGGCGGCGACCTGCCGCAGCCCGCCCAGCAATCCGGGGAGGACGTTCTGGAGGCCGACAGCGACGTTGCCGGAGAAGCTAACGGGGTTAAGAACCCCCGCCGCCGTGTTCTGCTCGCGCTCGACCCGGCCCTGAAGGTCCGCGAGCTGCTTGAGCTCCCGGGTCGTGAAGTCGGCCCGCTCCCCCATGAGCTTGAGGGTGTTGATGATCTGCTGGCCGCGCATGTTGAAGCCCGCGAGGTCCGTTTCTCCGGCGTCGAACTCGGCGCGGAGCCGGGAGTAAGCCAGTTTCAGCCGGTCGATTTCCTCGCGTCGGGCGGCGAAGGCCGCGCGTCCCGCCTGGGCCGCCTCGCGGTCGGCCTGGGCGGAGAGGCGGGTGGTGAGGGTGAGTTGGGCGGCCTGCTCGCGGAGTTTGGCCGCATTCGCCTGGCTCTCAGCAGTCGCGGTGCGGGCAGCAGCAGCCTGAGCCGCGCCGGTCGCTCGGTACTGGGCTTCCAGGCTCTTCGAGGCGGCGGCCTGCTCCCGGCTCGCCTTCACGCCTTGTCCCGTCAGCGCGTCGAGGTCGGCTCGGACGCTCTTGAGCCCAGCAGAGATGCCCGTTGTGTCCAGGCTCGCGGGGAGAGTGAGACGCCCCTTGAACCCCGCCTCGGCGCGGTCAAGGGCGCGTTTGACCTCGGCATCGGGAAGGAGGAGGGCTACCTCCGCAGTGATCTCGCCGATGTTGGGCATGTGTAGCTACCTCCTTTCGTGGGCATGAAAAAACCGCCCACTTAGGGCGGCGCTTATCAGCGTAGTTTTATTTTCTAGGGCGTTTAAAGAACCCCTGTATCTACAGTCCTGCGTGTCACAACCCCGATAGGAGGTCGAATTCCTGAGTCGGCATGGGGAGCGCAGTCTCACCGGTCGGCCGGGCGTAGTAGGCCCACGGAAACCAGGACGTCCCGACCCGCTGCCACCCTGCGGCCTCCAGTGCTTGGAGGGAGGGATCGAAGGCCACCACCCGGCGGTGTTCCCACTGCTGCTCCGTCTTTTGAACTGTGTGATACAGCATGCCGAATCCGATGGAGTGCCAGCCATACCGTCCGGCCCGGTTGAGCACCTCCATCTCGTCGAAAGCGGTGAGCGGAGTCAGGCGCCGCGTCTCTCCCATTGGGGTGCTCGCCTCACCACTGCCTTTGCCAAAGCGTTGTTGGGCGGCCTGGCGCGTCATGTGGAGCACTTGACCAATCGCTTCCCAGCTTTGCCCGGCAGTGCGGGCGGCAGAGACTGCGGAGGAGAGCAGGGCGTTCGTCTCCTGGTTCGCCTGGGCGGTCAGGCGGACGAGTTCGAGGTGGACTTGAGGGTCCGATTCCAGGCGCTCCTGCAGATCAGGGATGCTGGCGGAAATAACGGCGGAAAGCTGCTGACCGAGGGGCGGCGAGGTCATCGGCGGTAGGTCAACCTGAGCCAGACCGCAACGATGAGCAGGGCGGTGCCCATCCCGCAGAAGGCGCCGGAGGCGGTCATCACGAAATTGTTGAGCGAAGGGGCGACGTATGCAGCGAGCCAGGCCAGGAGGCCGCCCAGCAGAAGGAGGGCGAGGGCAGCGAAGCCGGAGTACCTTTGCATGGCTTTCATATGTCAACAATAAGTTGACACGCTCTATATGTCAACCAAAAGTTGACAATAGGTGGAAAGGGAGCGAGGG is part of the Deinococcus apachensis DSM 19763 genome and encodes:
- a CDS encoding phage tail tape measure protein, whose product is MPNIGEITAEVALLLPDAEVKRALDRAEAGFKGRLTLPASLDTTGISAGLKSVRADLDALTGQGVKASREQAAASKSLEAQYRATGAAQAAAARTATAESQANAAKLREQAAQLTLTTRLSAQADREAAQAGRAAFAARREEIDRLKLAYSRLRAEFDAGETDLAGFNMRGQQIINTLKLMGERADFTTRELKQLADLQGRVEREQNTAAGVLNPVSFSGNVAVGLQNVLPGLLGGLRQVAALSPSLGAAAAQISGIGQALQTVRVAAQGAVPHTIQVGQGLNTAGQAAGFLRTGMTGAGTALNGVGVAAGFAGAALGVVAVAAAATGAAINKAVNEYAQFERGLAQVATLTDKTTQQLGETGRAVLKLSADTGASFTDLNRGLYDVLGAGVKGTEDLTASLNLLRQATLLARAGATDTATATDVLTSVLNAYKLTASDAGRVSDQLFQAVKDGKVTFDQLARSLGAVLPVAAQAGVGLDEVLAAVAALTAQGVQPGAAVEYLRSAISNIIKPSEQAAGLASDLKLQFNAQALAAKGLKGFLEDVARATGNSSDKMAILFGDVGGLTAATALANGNFERFNQTLTGQAQSAGATSEAYGKMAATIDETTNRVTAKWKALWVSVGELFAPTKLAVLQGIEEMLNRADALLSKFLKVRELNGIGNQILNAERQLDGDRQALAIGKKQLADQGPQMSQATRLEIQTRLNGLEASIRAQEGRLAELRRTQAQIEADNRSSATSNLQPGQAGPREPGDKTADPTGYDAPTNSTEYQSAVAMQALRQTGLKTADMVVNYCAQWVRLTLGKADERAAPFINKLFQTDSNRDGQTDARDAARNAKAAGLLRSYSGVQDLKPGDTVFYTENGQNHVGIYIGGGMVRGNNRVTYQENGGRFGPGGVRSGEALDAGRVNPVGNVAIDRLGRVTGYVSASDLGRAAGVTEGRPTPRPTTPPPPDDKDGPITAAQIIRAQQLTAALEKAQEALKKNPKSIPLTQALDAATVAVQNFEKASDGNARAIARVRDAQGGLKKSTGEYIATQQDLNRYGNDALRLLKAQEQAYATGSAAQRAAADRNLAIWVGDSKARAAVVQVEKAAYEDRKQAADRANRDADTAAKNRLKTQQDLQQALNTGREGDARRYLDSLKQQQATALDLARDNAAQRAKIIEQTGPAIIAAENRLANLQRDQRVKAAQQAADEAKKLPGADLVAIEKTRVAAVAEAYKAAAAQRSKARQDQAAAERAADRTLADDQERRDREAAQRRAAVAEAARQGNITLAEQELAKLQQMRENDLRKARDNAQQRLTVEKRYAEQIYQAEKAVADRRLRDAQGDADRGPAQERAQARLIAQRAYDAALLKAQSDRDGRVEAAEKAAHERTLAREKEQAQLRARVADERRKQSIQAAQDDLARTQELNKQELDAFRGTAAQRLALIKRQAEDEYQARLAVARATQQQALAAAANGPAQFRQGAQDAANRTYTQAELTARGQRDAAVRQATEGIEQEAEAVSNLQKRYEGLTDTFMQKSLSGTLTEADVTSFWSDLGDALDDAKKAGLDLNPVIVRLRDQARDLAREAPGVQAWAAAFKQAQDVATTRYGGDAATDFSFRQRYGGGDEGLLRSLSAATGFSIVKIRDDVEVALTEARRLAPETATIIERTYADALAHRREVGAAEREEAEATARADQEAYVSTKQFILDNLQTQSEQGLLRIYDEAVADRDQDLIAAVFGEWERRRQEAERQQQVIFQIQADANTALAEGAKKTADELAQAGDSDGALAVLEGALSDVMDAAARGEDAADAINDLTGTSALTDEFNSFVATLSGTLDEQIGQVMTRLEEITDPAMRARLRGLLTDLRGQMPTYDDSYKTGYVPGPNGFVNRGGDGSTASLDEIATARDLTTRLAGPTDPDAPLQTAAEVQGLMVEASTLLASEVGQRLPPSVRQALEEGVSSAQAYLDALGTITEEGITDGWERATKNVPSLPGNEFTDWADKIFALGRAGLGDPIQKNALVESLQQAREQSRLTEVDLQNLLALIDEFSRDPEPEAVGNAFDLTQWQQGVQELTDWFDSGKIGAQEYTEGLHNAASELNEMAAAAEAAGNIPLAQRLRELAVSLRALNPEIARTLRTLGKVQEYAGYVQDLAGAFGQLAEVVGGSDLAANLNGLGNLAGKVGALVGDVARIIANPLDIGAWVGAVTKVISGIAEALGGFRKARAEAKRMQEDFNEQFTFINGDDFAKTFVRSRGWLADTFGGGPEVKQEVDKLGLLFAKSLEAGFSGGIKDGLKNAILKNDFSIFSKTLREQVFDGLLGGVTDLFLNETLLKNIIGPAIKAWSDALKTPDTADDAAALAGIDAAISQVDQLGQRFYTDVAPKLQGIGQRWGIGADGQSGSPSGNLIGNAPGMQLGIPRFELTLPADALTGLRNLAGWDVGLQNRANQSLIALADYVMRAQRPGQGGPPALSGLGPLQ